From Mustela erminea isolate mMusErm1 chromosome 1, mMusErm1.Pri, whole genome shotgun sequence, a single genomic window includes:
- the LOC116588022 gene encoding transmembrane epididymal protein 1A-like, producing MGTFQGHLLAGVFFLVFSLYYAVMMSLALLRGQRLLRPPLPPREKRGHRWWQRVPVQGVMKVVIALGGIIPEFFYPPGVNRMKIVDWENPQRPFLFYNNWGHVTMYGFFMLSGVVDIVSQACQAWQNVKLERAAEALAFCVLVLLMVAHLENKGTLEIRVHVLFVVPTFLVSLVLIIEVWVPDQPTLWVLKSWLGLVLSCWMLQLSVLMYVPLSGQPWKAENPGDLTFLTIFFCWYLALGAALLAAVYGLCSLWHHRFSSWRETPGAKYQPCPRGYSNEELEKLGTEAMLQDGGV from the coding sequence ATGGGTACCTTCCAAGGACACCTGCTGGCAGGAGTATTCTTCCTCGTCTTCTCTCTGTACTATGCAGTGATGATGTCCTTGGCCCTGCTGCGGGGACAGAGGTTACTCAGACCCCCTTTGCCCCCAAGGGAGAAGCGAGGACACAGGTGGTGGCAGCGGGTACCTGTGCAAGGGGTGATGAAGGTGGTCATTGCCCTGGGCGGCATCATTCCCGAGTTCTTCTACCCCCCAGGAGTAAACCGGATGAAGATAGTAGATTGGGAGAACCCTCAGCGGCCGTTCCTATTTTACAACAACTGGGGTCACGTCACCATGTATGGGTTCTTCATGCTCAGTGGCGTGGTGGACATCGTGAGCCAGGCATGTCAAGCATGGCAGAACGTCAAGCTGGAGCGAGCAGCTGAGGCCCTGGCCTTCTGTGTGCTGGTGCTGCTGATGGTCGCCCACCTGGAGAACAAGGGCACCCTGGAGATCCGCGTGCATGTGCTGTTTGTGGTGCCCACCTTCCTGGTGAGCCTGGTGCTCATCATCGAGGTCTGGGTCCCTGACCAGCCCACGCTGTGGGTGCTCAAGAGCTGGCTGGGACTGGTGCTGAGCTGCTGGATGTTACAGCTCTCTGTGCTGATGTACGTTCCCCTCTCGGGGCAGCCCTGGAAGGCAGAGAACCCGGGGGACCTCACCTTCCTCACCATCTTCTTTTGTTGGTACCTGGCCTTGGGTGCCGCCCTACTGGCTGCCGTCTACGGTCTCTGCAGCCTCTGGCACCATCGCTTCTCCTCCTGGAGGGAGACCCCAGGGGCCAAGTACCAGCCGTGTCCCAGAGGCTACAGCAACGAGGAGCTGGAGAAGCTGGGGACAGAGGCCATGCTACAGGATGGGGGCGTCTAG